The following are encoded together in the Robertmurraya sp. FSL R5-0851 genome:
- the hemY gene encoding protoporphyrinogen oxidase, with amino-acid sequence MLQEKKKVVIIGGGITGITAAYYLQKEAREKGLPIDVCLVEASHRLGGKIQTMVRDGFVIERGPDSYLERKQSATRLVKEAGMESKLVNNTAGKSYVLVQERLHPMPGGSVMGIPTQLAPFVTTGLFSIQGKLRAAADFVLPKSNPVEDQSLGTFFRRRLGDEVVENLIEPLLSGIYAGDIDQMSLMATFPQFYQVEQKYGSLVLGMKKSTPQAPKKSPETKSKGIFLTLTSGLQSLVDGIEAKLETGSVLKGIRVDRIKKMDKGYKLELNNGEKLTADAIVSAVPHHVTHAMFQQYDFFDPFEHMPSTSVATVALAFPKEAVEKDINGTGFVVSRNSDYSITACTWTHKKWPHSCPEGSVLLRCYVGRPGDEAIVDLSDDELSRIVLEDLNKTMNITMDPNFVVVSRWKDSMPQYTVGHKQRIQTVNEHVAQELPGVFLAGASFEGLGIPDCIDQGEAAVKKVLQFLQ; translated from the coding sequence GTGTTGCAAGAAAAAAAGAAGGTTGTCATCATTGGGGGAGGCATAACAGGTATAACAGCTGCTTACTACTTACAAAAGGAAGCTCGTGAAAAGGGCTTACCGATTGACGTATGCCTTGTTGAAGCATCGCATCGTCTAGGTGGAAAAATACAGACTATGGTTCGTGACGGTTTTGTCATTGAAAGAGGTCCAGATTCCTACCTAGAAAGAAAGCAAAGTGCGACACGTCTTGTAAAGGAAGCAGGAATGGAGTCAAAGCTTGTGAACAATACAGCTGGGAAATCGTATGTATTGGTTCAAGAAAGGCTGCATCCAATGCCAGGTGGTTCTGTTATGGGTATCCCAACACAACTGGCCCCATTTGTTACGACTGGACTATTTTCTATTCAAGGAAAGTTAAGAGCCGCTGCTGATTTTGTTTTACCAAAGTCAAATCCAGTTGAGGATCAATCTTTAGGTACCTTCTTTAGAAGAAGACTAGGAGATGAAGTGGTTGAAAACTTAATTGAGCCACTTCTTTCGGGTATCTACGCAGGGGATATTGACCAAATGAGCCTAATGGCAACCTTTCCCCAGTTTTATCAGGTAGAACAAAAATATGGCAGTCTAGTTCTTGGAATGAAAAAATCAACACCCCAAGCTCCAAAAAAATCGCCTGAAACAAAGAGTAAAGGTATTTTCTTAACACTTACTTCCGGGTTGCAGTCTTTAGTGGACGGAATTGAAGCAAAACTTGAGACTGGATCGGTGTTGAAGGGAATCCGTGTGGATCGAATAAAAAAGATGGACAAAGGATACAAGCTTGAGTTAAACAATGGAGAAAAACTTACAGCAGATGCTATTGTCTCTGCTGTCCCACATCATGTGACACATGCGATGTTTCAGCAGTACGATTTCTTCGATCCTTTTGAACATATGCCATCTACTTCAGTGGCGACGGTTGCATTGGCTTTTCCAAAAGAAGCGGTAGAAAAGGATATCAATGGGACCGGGTTTGTCGTGTCTCGAAATAGCGATTATTCGATAACTGCCTGTACGTGGACACATAAAAAATGGCCGCATTCATGCCCTGAAGGTAGTGTTCTGCTTCGTTGTTATGTGGGCCGTCCTGGTGATGAGGCGATTGTAGATTTATCTGATGATGAACTAAGTAGAATTGTTCTGGAAGATTTGAATAAGACTATGAATATTACGATGGATCCTAATTTTGTTGTTGTTTCAAGGTGGAAGGACTCCATGCCACAATACACTGTTGGACATAAACAAAGAATTCAAACGGTCAATGAGCACGTTGCTCAAGAATTGCCGGGTGTATTTTTAGCAGGAGCTTCTTTTGAAGGCTTAGGAATCCCTGATTGTATTGATCAAGGTGAGGCAGCAGTAAAAAAGGTATTACAATTTCTTCAATAA
- a CDS encoding TetR family transcriptional regulator, translated as MGIDRKKLIVEAATKSFSQFGYKATTIDQVAKIANVGKGTIYTFFKNKEELFDEIISSLIKELKITADEAFLGDLPFHEKLHQALYQILEFRMSHQLSIKLFQEAREIGTPAVVDVINRMENNILRNIEERVAKAIETGSIQSCDPKLTAFVMLKLYIALIFDWEKNNPPLEKDEIAKLFEQYIFKGLAK; from the coding sequence ATGGGGATTGATCGAAAAAAGCTCATTGTTGAGGCTGCGACAAAGTCTTTTTCACAGTTTGGTTATAAAGCTACCACCATAGACCAAGTTGCCAAAATTGCAAATGTTGGTAAAGGAACCATCTATACCTTTTTTAAAAATAAGGAAGAATTGTTTGATGAGATTATTTCTAGCTTAATAAAGGAGCTAAAAATAACAGCAGATGAGGCATTTTTAGGCGATTTGCCTTTCCATGAAAAGCTGCATCAGGCACTGTATCAAATCCTCGAATTTCGGATGAGCCACCAGCTTTCCATTAAGCTTTTTCAGGAAGCAAGAGAAATTGGTACACCTGCTGTAGTAGATGTGATTAATCGAATGGAAAATAATATATTGCGAAATATTGAAGAACGAGTAGCCAAAGCCATTGAAACTGGAAGCATACAATCCTGTGACCCAAAGTTAACGGCGTTTGTTATGCTGAAACTGTATATTGCTTTAATATTCGATTGGGAAAAAAATAATCCACCACTTGAAAAAGACGAGATAGCCAAGCTATTCGAACAATATATATTTAAGGGTTTAGCCAAATAA
- a CDS encoding YhgE/Pip domain-containing protein — MKNNLLKEEIAAVFRNRKLLIPLIAVLFIPILYSGMFLWAFWDPYDHLKDLPVAIVNEDDGATYEGKELHLGDDLVAKLKESQDFHFEFVDRTVANDDLENQKYYMIVEIPDNFSENATTLLDENPEKLALNFIPNEGYNFLAAQIGGTAIEKIKASLSAKVTETYAESMFDKVEELADGMTKASDGANDLSTGTADLLAGTSNFHEKLTQFSNGTEKFSEGMASATNGTIALNRGASDLSAGLGQLRSGQNELVTASKTIQSGLGSLHQGMTDVNTGIETVNGKVPALISGTSELMEGVATLETSLAEWQKGAEAVNGGVKALTQSLQAVIAQMPEGPERAVLEQTLASLDSNTQILAEKSALLSAGASNLENGMESLLAGQKELQGGLNQLEEGTNALVAGSSELSAGQTTFESGMELFQQKLTLASNGAKKISEGTNVLVSGVTELSDASKTIASSASLLEEGSNKIVDGNNKLLDGSNELSTKLAEGADKASSVEATDKTFDMMAQPVEVKEKKVNEVSNYGTGFAPYFLSLGLFVGALLLSIVFPLKEPASIPKSGMNWFISKFSIIGVVGVLQGIVAATVLLLGLGLQVESTFYFYLFTIITSITFVALIQLLVTTLGDPGRFVAIIVLILQLTTSAGTFPLELIPSALQPFNSLLPMTYSVQGFKAVISSGDYSFMWHNAYILLSFAVVCAVGTILYFSKMHKNQFRVMAE; from the coding sequence TTGAAAAATAATCTTCTAAAAGAAGAAATCGCAGCGGTGTTTCGAAATCGGAAACTATTGATTCCACTGATCGCCGTACTTTTTATACCTATCTTATATAGTGGGATGTTTTTATGGGCATTTTGGGATCCGTATGATCACCTAAAGGATCTTCCAGTAGCGATTGTAAATGAAGATGATGGTGCAACTTATGAAGGAAAAGAACTTCATCTAGGTGATGACTTAGTCGCCAAGTTAAAAGAAAGTCAAGATTTTCATTTTGAATTTGTGGATCGTACTGTGGCAAACGATGACCTAGAAAACCAAAAATATTATATGATCGTCGAGATACCAGATAATTTTTCTGAAAATGCGACGACACTTTTAGATGAAAATCCAGAAAAGCTAGCACTTAACTTTATACCAAATGAAGGCTATAACTTTTTAGCTGCACAAATTGGTGGCACAGCTATTGAAAAGATTAAAGCTTCTCTTTCTGCAAAAGTAACAGAAACGTATGCAGAAAGTATGTTTGACAAAGTAGAAGAACTTGCGGATGGAATGACAAAAGCAAGTGATGGTGCGAATGATTTAAGCACTGGAACAGCTGATCTTTTGGCAGGAACTTCAAACTTTCATGAAAAGCTGACCCAATTTTCAAATGGGACAGAAAAGTTTTCAGAAGGAATGGCAAGTGCTACAAACGGGACAATTGCCCTCAATAGAGGTGCGTCCGATTTATCAGCAGGTTTAGGACAATTAAGAAGTGGTCAAAACGAGCTTGTTACAGCCTCAAAGACAATTCAATCAGGATTAGGCAGTTTGCATCAAGGAATGACGGATGTAAACACAGGGATAGAAACGGTGAATGGTAAAGTTCCGGCGTTAATCAGTGGAACAAGTGAGTTAATGGAAGGGGTGGCAACACTTGAAACCTCACTTGCTGAATGGCAAAAGGGTGCTGAGGCGGTTAATGGTGGCGTAAAGGCGCTCACTCAATCCTTACAAGCGGTGATTGCACAAATGCCTGAAGGACCGGAGAGAGCAGTACTTGAACAAACACTTGCCTCTTTAGATTCCAACACTCAAATTCTAGCAGAAAAATCGGCTCTTTTGTCCGCAGGTGCAAGCAATCTTGAAAACGGCATGGAATCTTTACTAGCCGGACAAAAAGAGCTTCAAGGTGGATTAAATCAGTTAGAAGAAGGTACGAATGCTTTAGTAGCAGGATCTTCAGAACTTTCTGCGGGCCAAACAACGTTTGAGTCTGGCATGGAATTGTTTCAACAAAAGCTTACTCTAGCATCAAATGGTGCCAAAAAAATTAGCGAGGGTACAAATGTGTTAGTGTCCGGGGTTACAGAGCTATCGGACGCATCTAAAACCATTGCGTCAAGTGCCAGTCTGTTAGAAGAAGGTAGCAATAAAATTGTCGATGGAAATAATAAGCTATTAGACGGGAGCAATGAACTATCAACAAAGTTAGCTGAGGGGGCAGACAAGGCGTCTAGCGTTGAGGCGACGGATAAAACATTTGATATGATGGCACAGCCAGTCGAAGTGAAGGAAAAAAAAGTGAATGAGGTATCAAACTACGGTACAGGGTTTGCTCCATACTTCCTGTCCTTAGGATTGTTCGTAGGTGCTTTACTATTATCCATTGTGTTTCCTTTAAAAGAGCCAGCATCTATTCCTAAGAGTGGAATGAACTGGTTCATCAGCAAATTTTCTATTATTGGTGTAGTTGGGGTATTACAGGGGATTGTAGCAGCGACCGTGTTACTACTAGGTCTGGGTTTACAGGTGGAAAGTACATTTTACTTCTATCTCTTTACGATCATTACTAGTATCACGTTTGTGGCATTAATTCAATTATTGGTCACAACGCTTGGAGATCCAGGTCGTTTTGTCGCCATTATCGTTCTTATTTTGCAATTAACAACAAGTGCAGGAACTTTTCCATTAGAGCTTATACCAAGCGCATTACAGCCGTTTAATTCATTATTGCCAATGACCTATTCGGTTCAAGGATTTAAAGCGGTTATTTCAAGTGGAGATTATTCATTCATGTGGCATAACGCATATATCCTATTATCGTTCGCTGTTGTTTGTGCGGTGGGGACCATTCTTTATTTTTCAAAAATGCATAAGAATCAATTTCGTGTCATGGCAGAATAA
- the yhfH gene encoding protein YhfH codes for MFESIVEFFRNLPPKECVQCGNKIDEQHECYGNKCEHCMDVTNI; via the coding sequence ATGTTTGAGAGCATTGTTGAATTTTTCAGAAACTTACCACCGAAGGAATGTGTACAATGTGGGAATAAAATTGATGAACAACATGAATGCTATGGCAATAAGTGCGAGCATTGCATGGATGTAACAAACATATAG
- a CDS encoding MBL fold metallo-hydrolase, whose amino-acid sequence MKLTTIGFWGGYPKANEASTGYVLEHNGFKLLIDCGSAVLSKLQNYYQPEELDAVVLSHYHADHIADIGALQHARLIQGFLGSQMNTLPIYAHDGDAHEFSKLTYKTITKGIAYDPNAELKVGPFTIQFLLTKHPVPCYAMRFEVDGKALVYTADTSFIEDFVSFSEGADVLLCECNFYANQDGSGAGHMNSFDAGKLAARANVKQLVLTHLPHYGELQQLVDEAKQHYNGPTGLAYTGQVIEI is encoded by the coding sequence ATGAAGCTCACAACAATAGGTTTTTGGGGTGGTTATCCTAAAGCAAATGAAGCAAGCACAGGATATGTGTTAGAACATAACGGTTTTAAATTATTGATTGATTGTGGAAGTGCGGTTTTGTCCAAGTTACAAAATTATTATCAGCCTGAAGAATTGGATGCAGTGGTTTTATCTCATTATCATGCCGACCATATTGCTGATATTGGTGCCTTGCAGCATGCTCGATTGATTCAAGGGTTTTTAGGGAGTCAGATGAATACATTACCGATTTATGCACATGATGGTGATGCCCATGAATTTTCTAAGTTAACGTACAAAACGATCACAAAAGGGATTGCTTATGATCCGAATGCTGAATTGAAAGTAGGTCCATTCACTATTCAATTTTTATTAACCAAGCATCCGGTTCCTTGTTATGCGATGAGATTTGAGGTTGATGGAAAAGCTTTAGTTTACACAGCAGATACTTCGTTCATTGAGGATTTTGTTTCTTTTAGTGAAGGAGCCGACGTTCTTTTGTGCGAATGTAACTTCTATGCTAATCAGGACGGCAGTGGAGCCGGACATATGAACAGCTTTGATGCTGGAAAGCTTGCGGCTAGAGCAAATGTTAAGCAGCTTGTGTTGACGCATCTTCCTCACTATGGAGAACTACAGCAGTTAGTGGACGAAGCAAAGCAACATTATAATGGTCCAACAGGCTTGGCCTACACTGGACAAGTGATTGAAATTTAA
- a CDS encoding lipoate--protein ligase — MIFIDNKGITDPRINLAIEEYCLKNLNIDETYLLFYINEPSIIIGKNQNTIEEINTDYVEENEIHVVRRLSGGGAVYHDLGNLNFSFITKDDGESFHNFKKFTDPVVEALRELGVQAELSGRNDILVEGRKISGNAQFSTKGRMFSHGTLMFDSEIDHVVSALKVRKDKIESKGIKSIRSRVANISEFLTEKVTIEEFRSLLLEKIFGGTENVNEYVLTEEDWKNIHELSKERYQKWDWNYGKSPKFNLQHSHRFPVGHIDVRLEVNKGVVESCKIYGDFFGVGDVADIEEKLTGIRYDKAVIQLALDDVNIKHYFGNVTKEDFLQLIY; from the coding sequence ATGATATTTATTGATAATAAAGGGATTACCGATCCAAGAATAAATTTAGCAATTGAAGAATATTGCCTGAAAAATTTAAACATAGATGAAACATATCTACTTTTCTACATAAATGAACCTTCTATTATCATTGGTAAAAATCAAAATACGATTGAAGAAATAAATACGGACTATGTAGAGGAAAACGAGATTCATGTAGTTCGTAGGCTTTCAGGTGGTGGAGCGGTTTACCATGACTTAGGAAATTTAAATTTTAGCTTTATTACTAAGGACGATGGAGAAAGCTTTCATAATTTTAAAAAGTTTACGGACCCGGTCGTTGAAGCTTTGCGTGAGCTAGGGGTACAGGCAGAATTAAGTGGCAGAAACGATATTTTGGTTGAGGGTAGGAAAATTTCTGGGAATGCACAGTTTTCCACTAAGGGACGAATGTTTAGTCATGGAACGCTTATGTTTGATTCAGAAATTGACCATGTTGTTTCAGCATTAAAGGTTCGTAAGGATAAAATTGAGTCCAAAGGAATCAAATCGATTCGAAGCAGAGTCGCCAATATTTCGGAGTTCTTAACAGAAAAGGTTACTATTGAAGAGTTTCGTTCCCTGCTACTTGAGAAAATCTTTGGTGGTACAGAGAATGTTAATGAGTACGTGTTAACAGAGGAAGATTGGAAGAATATTCACGAGCTTTCCAAAGAACGCTATCAAAAATGGGATTGGAATTACGGGAAGTCCCCTAAGTTTAACCTCCAGCATTCGCACCGTTTCCCGGTGGGTCATATTGATGTGCGATTGGAAGTGAATAAAGGGGTTGTTGAAAGCTGCAAAATTTATGGTGATTTCTTTGGAGTTGGAGATGTCGCCGATATAGAAGAAAAACTAACGGGAATTCGTTACGATAAAGCTGTGATACAATTAGCGTTGGACGATGTAAATATTAAACATTATTTTGGTAACGTGACAAAAGAAGATTTTTTACAACTAATATATTAA
- the galE gene encoding UDP-glucose 4-epimerase GalE yields the protein MAILVTGGAGYIGSHTVVELLNHGEEVVVVDNLQTGHLPAAKGASFYQVDLRNSEALREVFSKHSIEAVIHFAASSLVGESVEKPLMYYENNLISSHSLVSVMVEHNVKKIVFSSTAATYGEPKEVPISEESETSPTNPYGETKLAMEKMFRWCDGAYGLKSISLRYFNAAGAHPDGIIGEDHTPETHLIPIILQVALGQREHIGIYGDDYPTEDGTCIRDYIHVMDLANAHWLALEYLRKNEVSDVFNLGNGRGFSVKEVIETARTVTKHDIPAVVSPRRAGDPAVLIASSEKAQQTLGWKPKYNQLETIIETAWNWHQNNPGGYEK from the coding sequence ATGGCAATTTTAGTAACAGGTGGAGCCGGCTATATTGGTAGCCACACAGTGGTAGAGCTTTTGAATCATGGAGAAGAAGTCGTGGTTGTAGACAATTTACAAACCGGTCATCTCCCAGCGGCAAAGGGAGCATCTTTCTATCAAGTAGACCTACGCAATTCGGAAGCATTAAGGGAAGTGTTTTCAAAGCATTCGATTGAAGCGGTGATTCATTTTGCGGCGAGTTCTCTTGTAGGAGAAAGTGTAGAGAAGCCGCTCATGTATTACGAAAATAATCTTATTTCTTCACACTCATTGGTCTCTGTTATGGTGGAGCATAATGTGAAGAAAATTGTGTTTTCATCAACAGCAGCAACCTACGGAGAGCCCAAAGAGGTTCCGATTTCAGAGGAGTCAGAAACATCTCCAACGAATCCATATGGAGAAACAAAGCTTGCTATGGAAAAAATGTTCCGTTGGTGTGACGGTGCTTACGGCTTAAAGTCGATTTCCCTGCGCTATTTTAATGCTGCTGGCGCCCACCCGGACGGAATAATTGGTGAGGACCACACACCTGAAACTCATTTAATTCCAATTATTTTGCAGGTAGCCTTGGGACAGAGAGAGCATATTGGTATCTATGGGGATGATTATCCGACTGAGGACGGAACATGTATCCGCGATTATATTCATGTTATGGACCTTGCTAACGCTCACTGGTTAGCTTTAGAATATTTGCGTAAAAATGAAGTAAGTGATGTGTTCAACCTTGGAAATGGCCGAGGTTTTTCGGTAAAAGAGGTAATTGAAACAGCAAGAACAGTTACAAAGCATGACATTCCAGCTGTAGTTAGTCCACGTCGAGCGGGCGATCCAGCTGTATTAATTGCATCATCTGAAAAAGCTCAGCAAACATTAGGCTGGAAGCCAAAGTATAATCAGTTAGAAACCATTATTGAAACCGCATGGAATTGGCATCAGAACAATCCTGGTGGCTATGAAAAATAG
- a CDS encoding spore coat protein has product MITQQQQNNMQTASTNNMMASPNMARTVNHGAHEILDVHEVISGTLGTIDQYLMFEQQIKDPELKDIVVRQRQFITDQYNVLVECFKTGQDPSHPTSSYMMKQSNDVVYGMKSSQPTKPKQSAAEIDDKCLSSLMLGCMKSSAQTMTMAAGEATNPIVRRVLQDSIPNYLEMAYEIFLYQNKKEFYQVPQLKEEDTQQLLNSFATSGGSQGIQGTTQGMPNMQ; this is encoded by the coding sequence ATGATAACACAACAACAGCAAAACAACATGCAAACGGCTTCTACAAATAATATGATGGCTTCACCGAATATGGCGAGAACCGTGAATCACGGGGCGCATGAGATTCTTGATGTGCATGAGGTGATTTCGGGTACTCTTGGTACGATTGACCAGTATTTAATGTTCGAACAACAGATTAAGGATCCTGAGTTAAAGGATATTGTCGTTCGCCAACGTCAATTTATTACGGATCAATATAATGTGTTGGTCGAGTGTTTTAAAACTGGGCAAGACCCAAGTCACCCAACTTCTAGCTATATGATGAAGCAATCCAATGATGTTGTTTATGGTATGAAATCCTCCCAACCGACTAAACCGAAGCAGTCTGCAGCTGAAATTGACGATAAGTGTTTATCTTCGCTCATGCTTGGCTGCATGAAGTCATCTGCTCAAACGATGACGATGGCTGCTGGTGAAGCAACGAATCCGATTGTTCGTCGTGTGCTTCAGGATAGTATCCCTAACTATTTGGAAATGGCGTACGAAATTTTCTTATATCAAAACAAAAAGGAATTTTATCAAGTTCCTCAACTCAAAGAAGAAGACACACAACAGTTGCTTAATTCGTTCGCTACATCAGGTGGTTCCCAAGGTATCCAAGGTACTACACAAGGAATGCCAAATATGCAATGA
- a CDS encoding nuclease-related domain-containing protein produces MLLKSRKESENLLLYRSLFLRMSLCEKDVSHYQRLEKGYAGELLFDQYVSTLTNEFLLLNDVLLDFGNNLFQMDSLAIFQESVLLFEIKNFEGDFIVRGDRWYTLSDKEIKNPLEQLQRSESLLRRFLQEHGCMLPIEPFLVFVNPEFTLYQAPMKTPIIYPTQIQRLLRTLSNKPNKTTHLHEKMANKLLTHHLSTSPIIRKPDYSYEILQKGIYCSHCYTFFKEATETWLVCSCGPIESIDDAIVRSVHEFMLLFPDRLVTTNGIYEWCGGVVKSKKTVRRVLSSHFVLKGHSRKAHFVLKS; encoded by the coding sequence ATGTTACTTAAATCCAGAAAAGAGTCGGAAAACCTTTTGTTATATCGCAGTTTATTTTTACGAATGAGCTTGTGTGAAAAGGATGTTTCTCATTACCAACGTCTTGAGAAGGGCTACGCTGGCGAATTGTTGTTTGATCAATATGTCAGTACATTGACAAATGAGTTTCTACTGTTAAATGACGTGCTGCTTGATTTTGGTAATAACCTTTTTCAAATGGATTCTCTAGCAATTTTTCAAGAATCCGTTTTGTTGTTTGAGATAAAAAATTTTGAAGGGGATTTTATTGTTAGAGGAGATCGTTGGTATACTTTATCAGATAAGGAAATTAAAAACCCTCTAGAACAGTTGCAAAGAAGTGAATCCTTACTACGACGATTTTTACAGGAACACGGCTGTATGCTTCCTATTGAACCATTTTTAGTATTTGTAAACCCTGAGTTCACCCTCTATCAAGCCCCCATGAAAACACCCATTATCTACCCTACCCAAATCCAGCGTTTACTAAGAACACTTTCCAACAAACCAAACAAAACTACTCATCTACATGAGAAAATGGCAAATAAACTCCTGACACATCATTTATCTACATCACCGATAATAAGAAAACCTGATTATTCTTATGAGATTCTACAAAAAGGAATTTATTGTTCCCACTGCTATACTTTCTTCAAAGAAGCTACAGAAACGTGGTTGGTCTGTTCATGCGGACCAATTGAAAGTATTGACGATGCAATCGTTAGAAGTGTTCATGAGTTTATGCTGCTGTTTCCGGATCGGTTGGTAACCACGAATGGTATTTATGAGTGGTGCGGGGGTGTGGTGAAGTCGAAGAAGACTGTGAGGCGGGTGTTGTCATCACACTTTGTATTAAAGGGGCATAGTAGGAAAGCACATTTTGTACTGAAAAGTTAA
- a CDS encoding long-chain-fatty-acid--CoA ligase, with protein sequence MNLSAQLHETAKALPQKTAYFFNDEASTYAELDGAITKFASGLEALGVKKGDHIALLLGNSPYFVVSLYGALRLGATVIPVNPIYTPDEIGYIIKNGDVKTVVALDLLLPLAEKMHHLLPEVENYIICDTPQGKERGLNNSNLSVGDKLHTFTSILASGDLSYQGPELNEDDVAVILYTSGTTGKPKGAMLTHKNLYSNAKDTGDYLKMNEDDRIITTLPMFHVFCLTVALNAPLLSGATILIDPKFSPAEIFRLSKKYEPTVFAGVPTMYNFLYQYEAGDPKDLQSLRLCISGGASMPVSLLENFERKFNVLISEGYGLSEASPVTCFNPLDRPRKAGSIGQSIVHVENKVVNELGEEVPIGQVGELIVSGPNVMKGYYKMPEETQAAIRNGWLYTGDLARKDEEGYFYIVDRKKDLILVGGYNVYPREVEEVLYSHPDIIEVAVLGVPDPEQGETVKSYVVTKNSELTEEDVLDYCRERLAKYKIPSSVDFLEELPKNTTGKILRRALKQQIIQA encoded by the coding sequence ATGAATTTATCTGCTCAGTTACACGAGACGGCGAAAGCATTGCCTCAAAAAACAGCGTATTTTTTTAATGATGAGGCTAGTACGTATGCTGAATTAGATGGGGCCATTACGAAGTTTGCGTCAGGGCTTGAGGCACTTGGGGTCAAAAAAGGGGATCATATTGCGTTACTATTGGGGAATTCACCGTATTTTGTTGTTAGTTTGTACGGAGCACTGAGATTAGGGGCAACAGTGATTCCGGTTAATCCGATTTATACTCCGGATGAAATTGGCTATATTATTAAAAATGGGGATGTAAAAACAGTGGTTGCACTGGATCTATTACTTCCACTTGCAGAAAAAATGCATCATTTATTGCCTGAGGTTGAGAATTATATCATTTGTGATACACCTCAAGGTAAGGAACGAGGACTCAATAATAGCAACTTATCGGTAGGAGATAAGCTACATACATTTACAAGCATACTTGCATCCGGTGACTTAAGTTATCAGGGCCCAGAGCTTAATGAGGATGATGTGGCAGTGATTTTGTACACTTCAGGTACAACTGGAAAGCCAAAGGGTGCCATGCTTACTCACAAAAATTTATACAGCAATGCAAAAGATACAGGCGATTATTTGAAAATGAATGAGGATGACCGTATCATTACCACTCTTCCCATGTTTCATGTGTTTTGCTTAACGGTCGCGCTTAATGCACCTTTATTGAGTGGGGCAACCATATTAATTGATCCAAAATTTAGTCCTGCTGAAATTTTCCGCTTATCCAAAAAGTATGAACCGACTGTTTTTGCCGGAGTACCTACTATGTATAACTTCCTTTACCAATACGAAGCAGGAGATCCAAAGGACTTACAATCCTTACGATTATGTATTTCCGGTGGTGCCTCGATGCCGGTTTCCTTGCTCGAGAACTTTGAGAGGAAGTTCAACGTGCTTATTTCTGAGGGATACGGACTTTCGGAAGCTTCACCAGTTACTTGCTTTAATCCGCTCGATCGTCCGCGAAAGGCAGGTTCGATTGGTCAGTCCATTGTTCATGTAGAAAACAAGGTTGTGAATGAATTAGGAGAAGAAGTTCCTATCGGGCAGGTTGGGGAGCTTATCGTTTCCGGTCCGAATGTGATGAAGGGGTATTATAAAATGCCGGAGGAAACACAGGCGGCCATTCGTAATGGCTGGTTATACACCGGTGATCTTGCTAGAAAGGATGAGGAAGGTTATTTTTATATCGTTGACCGGAAAAAGGACCTCATTCTTGTCGGTGGCTACAATGTGTATCCGAGAGAAGTAGAGGAAGTGCTTTATAGTCATCCAGATATAATCGAGGTGGCAGTGCTTGGTGTTCCTGATCCAGAACAAGGAGAAACGGTAAAAAGCTATGTTGTTACGAAGAATTCAGAGCTAACAGAAGAGGATGTTCTTGATTATTGCCGTGAGCGTTTGGCAAAATACAAGATTCCTAGTTCTGTAGATTTTCTTGAAGAGCTTCCAAAGAATACAACCGGGAAAATTTTACGAAGAGCGTTAAAGCAACAAATCATTCAAGCATAG